One part of the Mytilus trossulus isolate FHL-02 chromosome 11, PNRI_Mtr1.1.1.hap1, whole genome shotgun sequence genome encodes these proteins:
- the LOC134690538 gene encoding uncharacterized protein LOC134690538 has translation MKQNCFSFTATMRIFVFYILFLKFKNCFNETLNGGYFQQNKKMGSRIILTRDNIGPKMCIRECLRINICKGINIHKDSLQCELLSDSNLNSQLVSAQGYSYSNITDWKMATDCCWPSNPCPEKTRCVPSKSNAHVCLKYDTSNEIFVEIITSPGFPDVYDYNLNETWKIEVGVGNRFALEFTYFDVEKGYDFVKVFDCGTNIQKPLGSFTGKELPKKIQTTSNCIVIILTTDDIVNTFGFSANVYKIIS, from the exons ATGAAACAGAACTGTTTTTCGTTTACTGCAACAATGAGaatctttgttttttatattctgTTTCTCAAATTTAAGAATTGCTTCAACGAGACTTTAAATGGTGGATATTTccaacaaaataagaaaatgggTTCTCGTATTATCTTAACTCGCGACAATATTGGCCCAAAGATGTGCATTCGAGAATGTTTAAGGATAAACATTTGCAAAGGTATAAACATTCACAAAGATTCGCTTCAATGTGAGCTATTATCTGATTCGAACTTAAACAGTCAGTTGGTTAGTGCCCAAGGATATAGCTATTCAAACATTACAGACTGGAAAATG GCGACTGATTGTTGCTGGCCAAGTAATCCCTGCCCAGAGAAAACAAGGTGTGTTCCGTCAAAGTCAAATGCTCATGTTTGCCTAAAGTATGATACATCAAatg AAATATTTGTGGAAATCATTACTTCACCAGGTTTCCCAGATGTGTATGATTACAATCTGAATGAGACTTGGAAGATTGAGGTCGGAGTTGGTAACCGATTCGCCTTAGAGTTTACATATTTTGACGTTGAAAAAGGCTACGACTTTGTTAAA GTTTTCGATTGTGGCACCAATATACAGAAACCGTTAGGAAGCTTCACTGGTAAAGAGTTACCAAAGAAAATTCAGACGACCAGCaattgtattgtaattattttaacaaCGGATGACATAGTCAACACATTCGGATTCAGTGCAAATGTGTACAAGATTATATCATAA